The following coding sequences are from one Granulicella sp. L56 window:
- a CDS encoding TIM-barrel domain-containing protein, with product MTIGKLVFFVFFAVGVAGVAQSRIVLKNGPLTFMAEAQGFRYGFAMGTRSVVSADNAAGLLLAGSPVNVKPVGRCAASRCVLMGANAAGTKVRITVILQPHHAELIAEPAHMGDKVIFVTDGASPAFGLADHAVEQNQFSTLSNKQFNTDVTGFADDAFLSGQGLTRLVSNFVIYPKQGFAELLIDPFTKIVHTSGTQIVQGVQHAGAQVPLHYFFGTPHEIYLEYLRARNAADFKVMIPKYDAFGVGWEAFGALGWDTNAKTVRDSVDRYLAAGYPLKWIVIGSGFWPAAPEMHETTSFGLWDKQKYPDPAALLAHFHGEKLKTMLGLRITFIKAGPYSSEGLKNGYFMMKDGQAQVFKGGWPKMPYYLLDAHNPEALDWYMRLVKKWNDYGVDGYKEDFYGYGGYGLRDDKVDPTNDRLMAEGKIVIERNGYLSSNGDLHRINDFNYNQNQDRGPVNSLALAYAGFPLVYPDIVGGTFGEDRFSSTRTAKMETYMMRNAQWAALHSSMGMGEPPWAFSPKVASVMLASAKLHARFAPYIFSNARKFAKDGYPWTMTPLPIAFPQNENAYGHENATDRGYEWMIGDAMLATPLYGEDYATAETRDVYLPSGQWMDFDSGTIYTGRQTLKGFSLPAGKTPLFLGGSGVTLEEIDGVVRAVVYPVAIDASATMTLPESMQALTVDVRGLPIGTKWRGIRVVDGDNKSVPVAAQGFGFSFVPKSGETYKVQALR from the coding sequence ATGACAATCGGGAAGCTGGTTTTTTTTGTCTTTTTCGCAGTGGGCGTGGCGGGTGTAGCGCAGAGCAGGATTGTTCTCAAAAACGGCCCGCTGACGTTCATGGCTGAGGCGCAGGGATTTCGCTACGGATTCGCCATGGGGACAAGGAGTGTTGTGTCGGCGGACAACGCAGCCGGTCTTCTGCTGGCAGGGAGTCCTGTTAACGTCAAGCCGGTGGGAAGGTGTGCTGCTTCGCGCTGCGTGCTGATGGGGGCGAATGCTGCAGGAACAAAGGTCCGCATTACTGTGATCCTCCAACCACATCATGCCGAGCTCATCGCGGAGCCTGCACATATGGGCGACAAGGTAATCTTTGTGACGGACGGAGCGTCACCGGCGTTCGGTCTCGCAGACCACGCTGTGGAGCAGAACCAGTTCTCGACATTGTCGAACAAGCAGTTCAATACCGACGTGACTGGCTTCGCCGACGATGCATTTCTCTCAGGCCAGGGGCTGACACGACTGGTGAGCAATTTTGTCATCTACCCGAAGCAAGGCTTTGCAGAGCTGTTGATCGACCCTTTTACGAAGATCGTCCACACGAGCGGTACGCAGATTGTGCAGGGCGTGCAACATGCGGGCGCTCAGGTGCCGCTACATTATTTTTTCGGCACGCCGCACGAGATCTACCTGGAGTACCTGAGGGCGCGCAACGCAGCAGACTTCAAGGTGATGATACCGAAGTATGATGCCTTTGGAGTGGGCTGGGAGGCCTTCGGAGCATTGGGGTGGGACACAAATGCCAAGACAGTTCGAGACAGTGTGGATCGCTACCTGGCGGCGGGATATCCGCTTAAATGGATCGTAATCGGATCGGGATTCTGGCCCGCAGCACCTGAGATGCATGAGACGACCAGCTTCGGCCTTTGGGACAAGCAGAAGTATCCCGATCCTGCTGCGTTGCTGGCCCATTTTCACGGCGAAAAACTAAAGACGATGCTCGGCCTGCGTATCACGTTCATCAAGGCAGGCCCCTATTCCAGCGAGGGGCTCAAGAACGGCTATTTCATGATGAAGGATGGGCAGGCCCAGGTCTTCAAGGGGGGCTGGCCGAAGATGCCGTACTACCTACTGGATGCGCACAATCCAGAGGCGCTGGATTGGTACATGAGGCTGGTCAAGAAGTGGAACGACTATGGGGTCGACGGCTATAAGGAGGACTTCTATGGCTATGGAGGATATGGGCTGCGCGACGACAAGGTAGATCCAACCAACGATCGTCTCATGGCGGAAGGAAAGATCGTGATCGAGCGCAATGGCTATCTCTCTTCGAACGGCGACCTGCACCGCATCAACGACTTCAACTATAACCAGAATCAGGACCGCGGGCCGGTAAACTCACTGGCGCTCGCCTATGCAGGATTTCCGCTGGTATATCCCGATATCGTGGGTGGAACCTTTGGCGAAGACCGCTTCTCTTCAACGCGCACAGCGAAGATGGAAACCTACATGATGCGCAACGCGCAATGGGCAGCCCTTCACAGTTCCATGGGAATGGGAGAACCGCCGTGGGCCTTTTCTCCGAAGGTCGCCAGCGTCATGCTGGCTTCCGCAAAGCTGCATGCGCGTTTTGCGCCCTATATCTTTAGCAATGCCAGAAAATTTGCAAAGGATGGCTATCCTTGGACGATGACGCCGCTTCCGATCGCCTTTCCTCAGAACGAAAATGCCTACGGGCATGAGAACGCAACTGATCGCGGATACGAATGGATGATAGGGGACGCGATGTTAGCGACGCCGCTCTACGGTGAGGATTACGCCACTGCGGAGACGCGCGATGTCTACCTGCCAAGCGGCCAATGGATGGACTTCGATAGCGGAACGATCTATACAGGAAGGCAAACTCTAAAGGGATTCTCCCTGCCCGCGGGCAAGACGCCATTGTTTCTGGGTGGGTCTGGCGTGACCTTGGAAGAGATCGATGGGGTCGTGCGTGCTGTGGTCTATCCGGTAGCGATAGATGCGAGTGCGACCATGACCTTACCCGAGTCGATGCAAGCCTTGACGGTAGACGTACGGGGACTCCCCATAGGAACGAAGTGGCGTGGCATACGCGTAGTGGATGGAGACAATAAGAGCGTTCCGGTTGCAGCGCAAGGCTTTGGGTTCAGTTTTGTACCGAAGTCAGGCGAGACATACAAGGTGCAGGCGCTCCGCTGA
- a CDS encoding IS110 family transposase — protein MKKIIRSFVGMDVHKATISISVAEDGRGGTVRFIGVIPNTPEAVGKMAKQLARHGELDFCYEASGCGYGVHRQLTSLGHKCIVVAPSLIPRKSGERIKTDRRDSEKLAILHRSGNLTPVWVPDPTHEALRDLVRARVDASMHLMRARQQLLAFLLRHGRSYTTGNHWTQRHRCWLAGQTFQEQAHGIVFQDYLETVWTAQARRDALVQRISTMVAAWSLGPLVEALRGLRGLDLISAATFIASTGDLSRFESPRLLMGYLGLVPSEHSSGGTIRRGGITKTGNREARRMLIEAAWSYQYPARIAKEKAEILVRLPKNIRDIAWKAQTRLCTPYRSLIAKGKKSTVVVAAIARELAGFIWAIGREMRVPMTA, from the coding sequence ATGAAAAAGATCATCAGATCGTTCGTCGGCATGGACGTCCATAAGGCGACCATCTCCATCAGCGTTGCAGAAGACGGTCGAGGCGGAACAGTTCGGTTCATCGGGGTGATACCGAACACGCCCGAAGCTGTAGGCAAGATGGCGAAGCAGCTCGCACGGCACGGCGAGCTCGACTTCTGCTACGAAGCAAGCGGCTGTGGTTACGGCGTTCATCGCCAGCTCACGAGCCTCGGGCACAAGTGCATCGTGGTCGCGCCGTCCTTGATCCCGCGCAAGTCTGGCGAACGCATCAAGACCGATCGCCGGGATTCGGAGAAGCTTGCGATTTTGCACCGCTCGGGCAATCTGACGCCGGTATGGGTTCCGGACCCCACACACGAAGCGCTGCGAGATTTGGTCCGGGCAAGAGTAGACGCATCCATGCACTTGATGCGGGCGCGGCAGCAGTTGCTCGCCTTCCTGCTACGGCATGGCCGCAGCTATACGACCGGCAACCACTGGACGCAGCGTCATCGTTGCTGGCTTGCCGGGCAGACCTTTCAAGAACAGGCGCACGGCATAGTCTTCCAGGATTATCTGGAGACTGTCTGGACCGCGCAGGCCAGGCGAGATGCCCTGGTTCAGAGGATCTCCACTATGGTTGCGGCCTGGTCCCTCGGACCGCTCGTCGAAGCGCTGCGAGGTTTGCGCGGTCTCGACCTCATCTCCGCAGCCACCTTCATTGCCTCTACCGGTGACCTCAGCCGATTTGAGTCGCCGCGCCTTTTGATGGGCTACCTTGGCCTGGTTCCGTCCGAGCACTCCAGCGGTGGAACCATCCGTCGTGGTGGCATCACCAAGACGGGCAACAGAGAGGCCAGACGTATGCTCATCGAGGCCGCATGGAGCTATCAGTATCCAGCGCGCATCGCGAAGGAGAAGGCGGAGATCCTCGTCCGCCTGCCCAAGAACATTCGCGACATCGCATGGAAGGCCCAGACAAGGCTATGCACACCTTACCGCTCTCTGATCGCTAAAGGCAAGAAGTCTACAGTTGTCGTCGCGGCGATCGCGAGAGAACTGGCCGGCTTCATCTGGGCCATCGGCCGCGAGATGAGGGTGCCTATGACAGCTTGA
- a CDS encoding MFS transporter produces MPDETIPGLDSARAWIVVFAGFVGSFVTFGISYCFGVFLKPIGLEFHVSHAAMSALFSMITAISFFAAPFTGKIADRYGPRPVVVIGALLLRGGMIFTAHVHSFALLFLTYGVGLGGGVACTYIPSVSAVGQWFKKHRDVALGLTISGIGCGTLVAAPLSAMLIERHGWRTAFEIFGWGGAALLLLCAALLFRPPVVGEKKKGAAVAKVRTRAFAIQYISLFFSGIAIYASFVFLPAYAGDIGASRVAGAGLIGYIGASSVVGRLGLDALAPRFGLMRMYQASYLILLISFGVWLAAGSYTALVVFALLMGVGYGGIAAMSPAVAASTFGIEGLGELLGILFTGLGAACLVGPPVAGILVDHFHDYKWPVFVGAGASVLALLFAILLQAYANKPTRR; encoded by the coding sequence ATGCCTGACGAAACCATCCCCGGACTTGACTCCGCACGCGCCTGGATCGTGGTCTTCGCCGGCTTCGTAGGGTCGTTCGTCACCTTCGGCATCTCCTACTGTTTCGGAGTCTTTCTTAAACCAATAGGGCTTGAATTCCACGTCAGCCACGCCGCTATGTCGGCGCTCTTTTCCATGATCACAGCGATCTCGTTCTTCGCTGCCCCGTTCACCGGCAAGATCGCCGACCGCTATGGCCCCCGTCCAGTCGTTGTCATCGGAGCCCTGCTCCTCCGCGGCGGAATGATTTTCACCGCGCATGTGCATAGCTTCGCCCTCCTGTTCCTGACCTACGGAGTCGGCCTCGGCGGAGGTGTAGCCTGCACCTACATCCCATCCGTCTCGGCAGTAGGTCAGTGGTTCAAGAAGCATCGCGACGTCGCTCTTGGCCTCACCATCAGCGGCATCGGCTGCGGAACTCTCGTAGCGGCTCCGCTCTCAGCCATGCTCATCGAACGCCACGGCTGGAGAACAGCCTTCGAGATCTTCGGCTGGGGAGGCGCAGCCCTTCTCCTGCTCTGCGCGGCCTTACTCTTCCGTCCACCCGTCGTCGGCGAAAAGAAGAAGGGTGCTGCTGTCGCCAAAGTTCGAACTCGCGCCTTCGCCATCCAGTACATCTCCCTCTTTTTCTCTGGAATTGCCATCTATGCCTCGTTCGTCTTTCTCCCCGCCTATGCAGGAGACATCGGCGCCAGCCGGGTAGCAGGAGCTGGTCTTATCGGCTACATCGGCGCCTCCAGCGTTGTAGGCCGCCTCGGTCTCGACGCTCTGGCGCCGCGATTCGGTCTGATGAGGATGTACCAGGCCTCCTATCTGATCCTGCTGATCAGCTTTGGCGTATGGCTCGCGGCAGGCTCCTACACCGCGCTTGTGGTCTTTGCCCTCCTCATGGGAGTGGGCTATGGCGGAATCGCAGCAATGTCGCCAGCCGTAGCCGCCTCTACCTTCGGCATCGAAGGACTGGGCGAGCTCCTCGGCATCCTCTTCACCGGATTAGGAGCCGCATGTCTCGTCGGCCCACCGGTCGCTGGCATCCTGGTAGACCACTTCCATGACTACAAGTGGCCAGTCTTCGTCGGTGCCGGAGCCTCTGTCCTCGCGCTGCTCTTCGCCATCTTGCTACAGGCCTACGCCAACAAACCAACGCGTCGTTAA